The Arthrobacter sp. NicSoilC5 genome has a window encoding:
- the pknB gene encoding Stk1 family PASTA domain-containing Ser/Thr kinase produces the protein MNESPRTPLHREDSLPVDNRRVLNGRYELGNLIGRGGMADVYRGTDTRLGRTVAIKLLRPDMARDPQFQARFKREAQAVAALNHPSIVAIFDTGEHVVHDGSAEDVRVPYIVMEYVEGRTLRELIRGNEVTISQAIDYCLGVLGALEYSHKAGIVHRDIKPANVMYCPGTNSVKVMDFGIARAIADSSATMTQTQAVVGTAQYLSPEQARGETVDARSDLYSAACLLYEMLTSRPPFVGDSPVSVAYQHVREIPDPASSLNPEVSPALDTVLAKALQKNRADRFQDAAAFRRALRAAKAGVAVPAVPASEAPTDPNDHVPQAAPPTEAFAAAGAGFLDDAPTGRLAATSLFHDDGGSAVPLELADGHDSDGHGPDGYGADAYGAGPLPLGLAPERERTARQKSRRRAWIATLVIFTLLILAGGGLWLYQTVNRPAPAPPKVAIPSVASMTETAALQELYNAGLRPRIARSANDTVPKGTAIGTDPAAGGFLDPGADVILNVSDGPSSVKIPDSLPGKTEAAARDILRQVGLVGAPSTTTANSATVPAGIVITSNPAPGQSVGVGTSVELIVSTGKVVVPELRGMTREEAEAALKDRGLVASVVEAENSQVEPGRVTDQSDPVNAAVDQGKTITIVVAKAPPPPPPAPTETPTPTATPTPKPTRKG, from the coding sequence GTGAATGAGTCACCACGCACACCGTTGCACCGGGAGGACAGCCTGCCGGTGGATAACCGGCGTGTCCTGAACGGGCGCTACGAGCTGGGTAACCTCATTGGCCGCGGCGGCATGGCGGACGTCTACAGGGGCACCGACACCCGCCTGGGCAGGACAGTCGCCATCAAGCTGCTGCGGCCCGACATGGCCCGCGATCCGCAGTTCCAGGCACGGTTCAAACGTGAAGCTCAGGCGGTGGCCGCCCTCAACCACCCCTCCATCGTGGCGATTTTCGACACCGGGGAGCACGTGGTCCACGACGGCTCCGCCGAGGACGTACGGGTGCCGTACATCGTCATGGAGTACGTGGAGGGCAGGACCCTGCGCGAACTGATCCGCGGCAACGAGGTCACCATCAGCCAGGCGATCGACTATTGCCTGGGCGTCCTGGGAGCCCTCGAATACAGCCACAAGGCCGGGATTGTGCACCGGGACATCAAGCCTGCCAACGTGATGTACTGCCCGGGCACCAACTCCGTGAAGGTGATGGACTTCGGCATTGCCCGGGCCATCGCCGATTCCTCCGCCACCATGACCCAGACCCAGGCAGTGGTGGGAACGGCCCAGTACCTCTCGCCGGAACAGGCCCGGGGCGAAACCGTCGACGCGCGCAGCGATCTCTATTCCGCCGCGTGCCTGCTCTACGAAATGCTGACTTCGCGGCCGCCGTTCGTCGGGGACAGCCCGGTTTCCGTGGCCTACCAGCACGTCCGCGAAATCCCGGACCCGGCCAGCAGCCTCAACCCCGAGGTGTCACCGGCGCTGGACACGGTCCTCGCCAAGGCGCTGCAGAAGAACCGCGCGGACCGGTTCCAGGATGCGGCCGCTTTCCGGCGTGCCCTGCGCGCTGCAAAGGCCGGAGTGGCCGTCCCGGCCGTGCCGGCGTCCGAGGCACCCACCGATCCGAATGACCACGTACCCCAGGCGGCTCCGCCCACCGAGGCATTTGCTGCTGCGGGGGCAGGCTTCCTTGACGACGCGCCCACGGGGCGGCTGGCTGCCACCAGCCTGTTCCATGACGACGGCGGTTCCGCGGTTCCGCTGGAGCTGGCGGATGGGCACGATTCGGATGGGCACGGGCCGGATGGGTACGGTGCGGATGCCTACGGGGCCGGCCCGCTCCCGCTCGGCCTCGCTCCCGAACGCGAGCGGACCGCCCGCCAGAAGTCCCGCCGTCGTGCCTGGATTGCCACCCTGGTGATCTTCACCCTGTTGATTCTCGCGGGGGGCGGGCTGTGGCTGTACCAAACGGTGAACCGTCCAGCTCCCGCTCCTCCCAAGGTAGCCATCCCATCGGTGGCGTCCATGACGGAAACCGCTGCGCTCCAGGAGCTGTACAACGCGGGCCTTCGCCCCAGGATCGCCAGGTCGGCTAACGACACGGTGCCCAAGGGGACCGCCATCGGGACGGATCCCGCGGCCGGCGGTTTCCTGGATCCGGGGGCCGACGTAATCCTCAACGTCTCCGACGGCCCCAGCTCGGTCAAGATCCCGGACAGCCTCCCCGGCAAGACCGAGGCAGCGGCACGGGACATCCTCCGCCAGGTGGGGCTGGTTGGCGCTCCGTCAACCACCACCGCCAACAGTGCCACTGTCCCCGCCGGGATCGTCATCACCTCCAACCCGGCGCCGGGGCAAAGCGTCGGCGTCGGCACCAGCGTGGAGCTCATCGTCTCCACCGGCAAGGTGGTTGTCCCCGAACTGCGCGGCATGACCCGTGAAGAGGCCGAGGCCGCCCTGAAGGACCGTGGCCTGGTCGCTTCAGTGGTCGAGGCGGAAAACTCGCAGGTGGAGCCCGGCCGGGTCACTGACCAGAGCGACCCCGTCAACGCCGCCGTCGACCAGGGAAAGACCATCACCATCGTGGTGGCCAAGGCTCCGCCGCCGCCCCCGCCGGCGCCCACGGAAACCCCCACGCCGACAGCAACGCCGACGCCGAAGCCCACCAGGAAGGGCTGA